The Reyranella humidisoli DNA segment CCGGCACATCGGGCTCGACGGAGACCGCCTGACTCTGTCGGGGCCGGACTTCGCCGCCGGAACCGCCCGCACGCAGCAGATCGTCTGGCGGCGCGCCTAGCGTCGAGCAGCGCCAAGGATCGCGTTCAGCAGAATCGCGCCGAAGGTCGCGGTGCCGATGCCGCCCATGGCGAAGTCGCCGAACTTCAGGGTGAAGTCACCGGTTCCCAGGACAAGAGCGATGGCGGCCACCATGAGGTTGCGGCTCTGGGTGAAGTCGACCTTGTTGTCGACCCAGATCTTGGCGCCTGCCACGGCGATCAGGCCGAACACGACGATACTGACGCCGCCCATCACCGGCAGCGGGATGGTGTGGATCAGCGCGCCGAACTTGGGCGAGAAGCCCAGCAGGATCGCGAACAGGCCGGCGACGACGAACAAGGCCGTCGAGTAGATGCGGGTGGCGGCCATCACGCCGATATTCTCGGCATAGGTCGTGACACCGGTGCCGCCGACGCCTCCGGCCAACATGGTCGCCACACCATCGCCCAGGAAGGCGCGGCCGACATAGGGATCCATGTTGCGGCCGGTCATCGCGCTGACGGCGCGAAGATGGCCGAGATTCTCGGCCACGAGGATGAGGGCGACGGGGGCGATCAGCACGATCGCGTGGGTGTCGAAGACCGGCGCGGTGAAGGCGGGAGCACCGAACCACGCGGCCTTGGCCAGCAACTCGCCGCTCACCGGCTTGCCCCAACCCAGCCCGTTGGCAAGGAAGGCATAGACGAGTGTCGCGACGACCAGGCCGACCAGCACCAGCAAGCGCCGGGTCATGCCACGCGTGAAGACCGCGACCAGCGCGATGCTCAGGAAGGTCACGGCCTGCATCCAAGCGTCGAAGGGCGTCGGTGCCATGTTCTTGACGGGCACGGCGGCGAGGTTGAGGCCGATCACCGCGACCACGGCGCCGGTCACGACCGGCGGCATCAGCCGCTCGATCCAGCCGGTGCCGCTGGCCATCACGACCAGTCCGATCAGCGCGTAGACCGCGCCGCAGATCACGATGCCGCCAAGCGCGACCGCTATATTGGCGTTGGCGCCCTGGCCGGCATAGCCGGTGGCGGCCGCGACCACGGAAATGAAGGCGAAGGAGGAGCCGACATAGCTCGGCACCTTGCCACCCACGGCCATGAAGAAGATCAACGTGCCGACGCCGCTCATCAGGATGGCGACGTTGGGATCGAAGCCCATCAGGAGCGGTCCCAGCACGGTGGCGCCGAACATCGCCACCACATGCTGGATGCCCAGCGCCACGGTCTGCGGCCACGGCAGCCGCTCGTCCGGCGCGACGACGACGCCGTCGGCCGGCTGCTTCACGGTCCAGTCGAGCATTCTCCCCCTCTTGTCTTTTTCGTTACGCGACGAGCTTTCTATAGAGGTGCCAGGTGGCGTGGCCCAGTACCGGCAGCACGATGGCGAGCCCGATCAAAAGGGGCAGGGCGCCGAGCGTGAGGCTGGTCGCGACGATCATGCCCCACACTGCCATCGGTCCTGGGTTCAGCCGCACGGCGCGGACCGATGTTGCGATGGCATTGCCGACGCCGACATTGCGGTCGAGCAGCATCGGCAGGGAGACGACGCCGATCACCAGCACGAGCAGCGCGAAGAGGAAGCCGACGCCGATGCCGACGATCGTCATGGTCAGGCCCTGCGGCGTGTTCAGCGCGTCGCGCACGAAGGCGACAGCCGAAACAGGCGCATCCGGACCCAGGGTCACGGTGTAGAGGAAGTTCGCCGCAAACAGCCACAGGCAGAAAATCGCCAGCAACAAAAGGCCCATGACGATGATCGAGCCGATGTTCGGCGAGCGGGCGACAGCAAAAGCGTCCGTCCAGTGTGTTTCGAGCCCGCGCTCGCGGCGACGGCTGATCTCGTAGAGGCCGAGCCCGAACACTGGCGCGATCAGCGCGAAGCCCGCGATCAGCGGAAAGACGAGGGCCAGCATCCCGTAGTCGAAGGCCATGCGCGAGATCGCGAGGCCGGCGAGGGGATAGAGCAGACAGAGCATCATCACATCCGTCCGGCAGGCGCCGAAGTCGCGCACGCCCCTGGCGAGGGCGTCGCCGATATCGGTGGCCGTGATGCGACGGACCGTGGGCGACGCCGAGGCGCGATCCTCCCAGGCTCCATCCATCGAGTTGGCCGCCGAGCCGACGACCTGACTTGTCTGCTTCAGATGATCCCATCCCCATTCGAGGGGATTGCGGACGTGGTTCTGCATGGCCATGACTGCCTCCTTGCGAACGAAGTTCGAAGGTCGCGGTCTGTCGTCGATCACGACAGGGCGCGATCTACCACAAGGAGGAGTCTACGCCTGGCGGAAGGGGATGTCGTCCCCCTTCCCATGCACTGCGGAGGAAGCCTTCGCTACTGCGAGAACTTCAGGTACTGGGCCACGAAATCGCAGCCGACGCTCTTGGAATAGGCGTCGATCAGCTTCTGGGTGATCGGGCCCGGCGCCTTCCCGTCACCGACCGGCGCGCCGTTGAAGCTCTTCACCGGCAGGATGCAGAGGCTGGTGGAGGTCAGGAACATTTCCTCGGCATTGGCGGCGTCGAACAGGTCGACATCGCCCGGCGTGCACTCGATGCCGAGCTGCTTGGCCATGTCCATGGTCATCTGGCGGCTGACGCCCGGCAACACGTAACGCTCCGACGGCGTGAAGAGCGCGCCCTCGCGCACGATGAAGATGTTGCTGCCGAGGCCTTCGGCGAGATTGCCGTTCTCGTCGAGCAGGATCGGCCAGGCGTCGGGGTTGAGCGCCTTGATCGGCTTCTCGGCCATGATCATGTTGAGATAGTTGTGCGTCTTGGCACGCGGGCTGAGCATCGACGGGGCGATTCGGCGGGCCGTCGTGGTCATCGCCTCGGCGCCCTCGCGATAGAGCTTGCCACGCTTGGCGAGCGGCAGCGGCAGCATTTCGATCACGACGTTGGGACCGGTATGATCCCAGCCTTCGTCGCCTACGGCGTCGACGCCGCGGCTGACCCTCTGGCCCAGCCACCAGTCGCCGACCTCGGCGCGCAGATGCTCGTTGCGCGCCACGACCTCTTCGCTGTGCGCGACCATCTCCTTGGCCGACAGGCCGGGATCGATCTGCAGGTAGCGCAGCGAACGATAGAACCGGTCGATATGCTCCTTCAGTCGGAAGGGCACGCCGTTGAAGGTGCGGGTCATGTCGAAGGCGCCGTCGCCGTACTTCCAGCTGCGATCGCGGAAGGGGATCATGACCTCGTTCTCCGGCAGGAACTTGCCGTTGAACCAGGCGATGCGTTGATTGCTGAGTTGCTGGGCCATGCTTTTCTCCTGATCAGACGGCTGGAACTTCGAACGCTGCGACGCCCGCCGACGGATGGCGTCTCTTACTGACGATCGCCGGGGCGGCCGGCGCGATATTGCCATTCTCGTCGGCGAGACCGGCGACAAAGGAAAGGGTGCGGCGGATGTCGTTCTCCATTTCGCGGCGTGCGGCCAATGAATCGCGCGTCTGCAGCGCTTCGATCAGGCGCTGCCGGCCGGCGGGACCCCGCGGCGAGGAGACAAAGTCCGGATAAAGGAGGTTCATGTAGGGGCCTGTCTGCAGCCAAAGCCCCTCGATCAAGCGCAACAGGGTCGGCTGACCGGCCACCGCGTAGACGGCAAAATGGAACTCTCGCAGCTTCTGGCGGTCGGTGGCGGCATCGCCGCGGTTGCGGGCTATCATGATCTCCCGCGCGATGCGGCGAAGGTTGGCGATCTGATCACGTGTCGCAACCTGTGCGGCTTTTGCCGCTGCGAGTCCCTCGAGGCTCGAGCGGATGTCGCGCAATTCGAGCACCTTGTCTCGCGTCATCAGCGGAACACGGACGGACCTGTTGGGGTTCATTTCGAACGCCCCTTCGGCGACCAGCCGACGAAGCGCCTCGCGCACCGGCGTGAGGCTGACGTCGAGCACGCCGGCAACGTATCGGAAGGTGACTTTCTGCCCGGGAGCGAAGCGGCCCGTCGCCAGAGCCTCACGCAACGATTCATACACCTGCTGGCGGAGCGAGGTGTCGGTGGCATCCGGGGGGCGCGCGGCGCGGGGCATATGTTGCGAAGCTTACCGCATGCCCGTCGGATTTGTGATCACAAAAATGCATTGCTGGGCTGAGGCGCGGCCGTTAGGCTCGGCGCGTTCTGTGATCACACTATTCGACGATTGCCACGTGTCGTGGGCATTGTTTTTGCTGGGTGAGGAACATGCGCTCATACGCGAAATCGATCGCACTCTACGAGAAGACCCGAAAGCATCTGGCAGGCGGCGTCAGCAGCAACGTGCGCTACGCCAGCGTTCCGGTGCCGCTGTTCTTCGCCAGGGGCGAGGGCGCTCGGCTCCACGATGTCGATGGCAATGTTCATATTGACTACGTACTGGGCAACGGCCCCGCCATTCTGGGGCACGCGCCGAAGAAGGTGATCGACGCCGTTGCGGCATCACTGGGCGAAGGCCAGCTCTTCGCCGCGCAGAATCCGCGCGAAACCGAACTGGCGGAGCGGCTCTGTCGCTTGCTGCCCGGGGCCGAGCTGGTTCGCTTCTCGACCTCCGGGACGGAAGCCGTGCTGATGGCCTTTCGCCTTGCCCGGGCCTTCACGGGCCGCGACAAGATTCTTAAGTTCGAGGGTCACTATCACGGCTGGAGTGACCAGGCCTATATCAGCGCCCGGCCGCCGCTGAACGAAGCGGGTCCCGCCGATGCACCGGTGCCCGTCGCCGGTTCGCCCGGCATGCCCGCGAGTGTTCTGGGTGACGTCGCAGTCTGTGCCTGGAACGATCTCGATCTGCTCGAGCAAACGCTGGAACGCCATCGCGGCCAGATCGCCGGGGTGATCATGGAACCGATCATGGTGAATGGCGGGGCGATCCCGCCAGCGCCGGGCTATCTGGAAGGCGTACGGGCCCTTTGCAACAAGCACGGTGCTCTCTTCATCTGCGACGAGGTCATCACCGGGTTCCGCGTCGGCCTGCGCGGGGCGCAGGGAAAGTTCGGGGTCACTGCCGATCTCAGCATCTATGCAAAGGCGGTGGCGGCCGGTTTCCCGCTGGCGATGGTCGCGGGCCGACGCGACATCATGGACACGCTGCTCGACAAGGGCGTGATGCACGGGGGGACCTATAACGGCAACGTCCAGAGCATGGCGGCGGCGCTGGCAGCCCTGGATGTCCTTGAAGCCCATGATGGCGCGGTCTATCGCGACCTCGAGGCCCGCGGCACGGAACTGATGCAGGGCCTCGCGTCCCTTGCGAAGAAGCACAGGTTGCCCATCCTGGTGCAGGGCATGCCCGCGATCTTCCAGACGTTCTTCACGTCGGGAGCGGCACCGCGGAACTATCGTGAGTCGGCTGCCTGCGACCGCGACGCCATGCTTGCGCTCCACGCGGCATTGCAGGAGGAGGGGGTGCGCGCCCAGCAGGCCGGCAAGTGGTTCCTGTCGACCGCGCACGACAAGCCGGTCATCGAAGAGACGCTGGCCGCGGCCGACCGCGCCATGGCCAAAGTGGCGCGTGCCTAGATGTCGGATATCCGTCTCGAAGGAGTGACGAAGCGCTACGGCACCTTCGCGGCGGCCGACTCGGTCGATCTGTCGGTGACGCAGGGCGAGTTCGTCACCATCCTGGGACCGAGCGGCTCGGGAAAGACGACGCTGCTGTCGCTGATCGCCGGCCTCAACCGGCCGACCTCGGGGCGCATCTTCATCGGCGGCCGCGACGTCACCAACGCCACCGCGCAGGAACGCAATATCGGGCTGGTGTTCCAGTCCTACGCGCTGTTCCCGCACATGACGGTGCTCGACAACGTCCTGTTCCCGCTGGGTGTCCGCAAGATCGGCGGGGCAGAAGCCGACCGGCTGGCGCGCGATGCGTTGAAGCTCGTCCGCCTCGACGGGTTCGAGGCGCGTCGGCCGTCGCAGCTTTCCGGCGGCCAGCAGCAGCGCGTGGCGCTGGCGCGGGCCGTGGTCTTCAAGCCCGATATCCTGCTGCTCGACGAGCCGCTGGGCGCGCTCGACCGCAAGCTGCGCGAGGAGCTGCAGGTCGAGCTGAAGCAGCTGCAGCGCACGCTGGGCGTCACGACCCTGCTGGTCACGCACGACCAGGAAGAGGCGCTGTCTCTATCGGACCGCATCATGGTGCTGGACAAGGGGCGCACG contains these protein-coding regions:
- a CDS encoding aminotransferase class IV is translated as MAQQLSNQRIAWFNGKFLPENEVMIPFRDRSWKYGDGAFDMTRTFNGVPFRLKEHIDRFYRSLRYLQIDPGLSAKEMVAHSEEVVARNEHLRAEVGDWWLGQRVSRGVDAVGDEGWDHTGPNVVIEMLPLPLAKRGKLYREGAEAMTTTARRIAPSMLSPRAKTHNYLNMIMAEKPIKALNPDAWPILLDENGNLAEGLGSNIFIVREGALFTPSERYVLPGVSRQMTMDMAKQLGIECTPGDVDLFDAANAEEMFLTSTSLCILPVKSFNGAPVGDGKAPGPITQKLIDAYSKSVGCDFVAQYLKFSQ
- a CDS encoding solute carrier family 23 protein — protein: MLDWTVKQPADGVVVAPDERLPWPQTVALGIQHVVAMFGATVLGPLLMGFDPNVAILMSGVGTLIFFMAVGGKVPSYVGSSFAFISVVAAATGYAGQGANANIAVALGGIVICGAVYALIGLVVMASGTGWIERLMPPVVTGAVVAVIGLNLAAVPVKNMAPTPFDAWMQAVTFLSIALVAVFTRGMTRRLLVLVGLVVATLVYAFLANGLGWGKPVSGELLAKAAWFGAPAFTAPVFDTHAIVLIAPVALILVAENLGHLRAVSAMTGRNMDPYVGRAFLGDGVATMLAGGVGGTGVTTYAENIGVMAATRIYSTALFVVAGLFAILLGFSPKFGALIHTIPLPVMGGVSIVVFGLIAVAGAKIWVDNKVDFTQSRNLMVAAIALVLGTGDFTLKFGDFAMGGIGTATFGAILLNAILGAARR
- a CDS encoding ABC transporter ATP-binding protein, producing MSDIRLEGVTKRYGTFAAADSVDLSVTQGEFVTILGPSGSGKTTLLSLIAGLNRPTSGRIFIGGRDVTNATAQERNIGLVFQSYALFPHMTVLDNVLFPLGVRKIGGAEADRLARDALKLVRLDGFEARRPSQLSGGQQQRVALARAVVFKPDILLLDEPLGALDRKLREELQVELKQLQRTLGVTTLLVTHDQEEALSLSDRIMVLDKGRTQQVAAPTEAYLRPANRFVAEFLGIANFVGLPDGRQGVVRPERVRLGREGQGQPARVVEAIYLGQMVRYHLVLESNQSVVAAVPFLGSAHAPGERVSVSWDSADVWPVT
- a CDS encoding GntR family transcriptional regulator, whose protein sequence is MPRAARPPDATDTSLRQQVYESLREALATGRFAPGQKVTFRYVAGVLDVSLTPVREALRRLVAEGAFEMNPNRSVRVPLMTRDKVLELRDIRSSLEGLAAAKAAQVATRDQIANLRRIAREIMIARNRGDAATDRQKLREFHFAVYAVAGQPTLLRLIEGLWLQTGPYMNLLYPDFVSSPRGPAGRQRLIEALQTRDSLAARREMENDIRRTLSFVAGLADENGNIAPAAPAIVSKRRHPSAGVAAFEVPAV
- a CDS encoding aspartate aminotransferase family protein, yielding MRSYAKSIALYEKTRKHLAGGVSSNVRYASVPVPLFFARGEGARLHDVDGNVHIDYVLGNGPAILGHAPKKVIDAVAASLGEGQLFAAQNPRETELAERLCRLLPGAELVRFSTSGTEAVLMAFRLARAFTGRDKILKFEGHYHGWSDQAYISARPPLNEAGPADAPVPVAGSPGMPASVLGDVAVCAWNDLDLLEQTLERHRGQIAGVIMEPIMVNGGAIPPAPGYLEGVRALCNKHGALFICDEVITGFRVGLRGAQGKFGVTADLSIYAKAVAAGFPLAMVAGRRDIMDTLLDKGVMHGGTYNGNVQSMAAALAALDVLEAHDGAVYRDLEARGTELMQGLASLAKKHRLPILVQGMPAIFQTFFTSGAAPRNYRESAACDRDAMLALHAALQEEGVRAQQAGKWFLSTAHDKPVIEETLAAADRAMAKVARA
- a CDS encoding DUF2189 domain-containing protein: MAMQNHVRNPLEWGWDHLKQTSQVVGSAANSMDGAWEDRASASPTVRRITATDIGDALARGVRDFGACRTDVMMLCLLYPLAGLAISRMAFDYGMLALVFPLIAGFALIAPVFGLGLYEISRRRERGLETHWTDAFAVARSPNIGSIIVMGLLLLAIFCLWLFAANFLYTVTLGPDAPVSAVAFVRDALNTPQGLTMTIVGIGVGFLFALLVLVIGVVSLPMLLDRNVGVGNAIATSVRAVRLNPGPMAVWGMIVATSLTLGALPLLIGLAIVLPVLGHATWHLYRKLVA